Within the Zea mays cultivar B73 chromosome 10, Zm-B73-REFERENCE-NAM-5.0, whole genome shotgun sequence genome, the region TTTGCTCCTAGTGTATGTCAGTTTTAAATCATGGAAGGATGCACATGCATAAAATCAATGAGCTAACGCGAAACCAAGAGGTGGAAAATAAAGATTTGCAAATGGTTTTCGGCGAAGATTCCCAAGCTAGTTTATTGTTCTATCTTAGTAATAGGGATCTTCACATGCTTAGTCTTTTTGCAAGGTAAGGATGGTATGCATCGGACAGTGAGGCTGTCCGCAGCAAATCGTGTATATAATATTTACATGGAAGATTACACTGTTTACTTTAAAATAGGAGATGAGATAGATGTTGACTCATCCTATAATAGGGTATAAATGATATTGCATTGAAGTTAAACAAACTAAACAACTTTATATAACATCAGTAAAGTATACATGTTTATGTGCGTACAAAATCTGATATGTagtaagagcaactccaagagattACTAAAAAAACATTAGTCAAACTTACTGACTTAACTACTCTCTAAAATAGATTATACAAAAGAAAAGCAGACTATTCTAACAGGGCGCTGTCAAAAAATAGAGAGTAAAGTGTATAAAGAGGTACTAAATTTGAAGAGCCATTTATAGTTTATTGGAGACGTTTTCCTTTTAATAATAACCTAATTTACCTTACAAAACGATCTGACTATCTTTTGGAGTTACTCTGAGGATACATAATTATTCTTATAAAAGCGTGTATTTATCAAACAAAAAATATTAGGGAAGGAAACTAAATCTCACTCCTCTCATGTTGAAATTCCAATGTGTTAGGTGCCAATTAAACGGTCGTTTAGCCGGTCTAATCACATTTCTTTGTCCATTACAACGCTTTTCCAGCCATTTAAATTGTCAAAACGTGTGATGTATGTGTAGGACTAAACGACACAATTAACCTTAAAGTATCTGCAAAAATCTCCAAGAGTTTTTCtaacttctctctctctctaaattatcatatATAATCGTTTTTGTTTTTTATCTTTAAAAAACGACAAACCCAAATTATAATATCACTACGTAACCATTTAAAGAACTAGTTGGAGAGTACTTTTTATCAAAAACTTTAGCAAAAATAGTCTCTTAAAAGTTGGTCTTACCATTCAAAcactaattaattaattaaacggAAGCTGAACACAAAAAAATCGATCCCTCAAATATCACTACTGCTGCAACGCAGATAAATTGCTGCAAACCAGGTATCATTTTCCAAAACTGGTAGAAGCAGGTTGTCTCGAATTTGCTCATAGCCTTAAGTCTTCATATTGATCACACAAAAAACGAATAGTCTCGAATTTGCTCATAGCCTTCACTGGTGTTGCATTAACCATTCTGTAAGTAAAATCCTAAAACTGGTAGAAGCAGGTTGTCTTTTCTTCCAAAGTAGCCACGTGATGATAGTTGATTTCATCAGGAAAAAAAGGCCGAATATATACACGCACAAATATATAAGCAAAGAATACATGATTACACAGATCAGATCCTCGAAATATGGGAAATATGATACAGTTAGTTTGCGACCATACCCACAATTGCAACCGAAGCAGCCATTTAAGTAGCATTTGGAAACAATCAAAATGGAAATCCCCTGGAAAAATATGGTTCCCAAATTAGCTCTAAGAGTCTAGGAAAAACAACCAGAATCCAGATGGCACGTAGACACAATTGCAACTGGGGAAATGACAAGCATTTAGAAAACAGGTGCTAAGGTATGCCGTTCCGGAGAAATTATCATATGACCAAACCTGTAGGTACCTTACAAAAAAAACTGAACAAGAGCTCAAGTCCACGACGTTATGTGTCAGACTCTATACAACTACAGCATAGTTTGACATGGTTTACTCTCTACTCTCTCTACAACTAATGCATAGTGGTCGTGGTGTTGCTTGGCTATGGCCCTCCACCAATTGCCTCCCCCCTCATAACCGTTACCAACGCACCTTTGCGTTCCATCTCCTGGATAAATCGCTTCACTTCTGGTTCAAGATTTGGAGCTTGTCGGACAACAATACCAAAGACACTGCTACTGCTTTGAGGGGGAGCTTCCATGCTTGGACGGTCCAGTCCATGGTTTGAAGGAAATGAAGCATTATCAGACTGTACCTTGTCTGGCTGGTTTGAAACGCAATTTCCCTTCTCAACCTCCTGCTCTACAATTGCATCACCTTTATCCTCCTTTGCTTTGAAGGCCGCccataggtagtgtttggtttggAATGCTGCAATTACATTAAACAGTACAATGTAATACCAGCATCAGTGGCGGAGGACAAAAGAAATATAAGGTATGACAATATAAGTAGTAGCTAGTAGAAAAACGGAAACAAAATCGAGGAAATGGTGCATGCAGGAATCGAACATTGTAGTAGCAggtagaaaaaaggaaaaaaatggCGCACACTACAGGAATCGTACCCAAGACGTGCTAATTGAAACACCAAAGCGCAACCACTACAATAGACATGGTTTTATTCTAACAGTAGAAGTTATAATAAGACTATCGAAAGTTTAGGTATGGCAGCTGCCATACTTGGCCACAGGGTCCTCCGCCACTGACCAGCATACAATAATCTAACAATTAGTTCCGCTTCAAACTGATCGGCGTAATAGAAAATTACTAGATATGTTATGTAGTCCAAAAGAGGCCATATTTTTACAAACAAAAGAAAGATCATACTCTGATATCTTTCAGGTAGTAGAACAGACGGGAATATCAGCATCTCAGCTTCACCAATAATAGCTCGCAAGATCAAATCTTTATCCATGACTTCATTAACTAGTTGATCTAGTTCTTCATCATGCCTAGGGAGGAATATAAAATGATTAGACATTTATACACAAGAAAATGATAGTACAAGTAATGGAAAGAAACACAAAGGCTAAGCAAGTCACCTCATTTCAGGAGGGAAGAAATATAGGCCAATATTGTCACCACTGGGTTCTGATGCTTTAAATATCTTAGGCCACACTGCCATTCTAGGAACCTTTGTCACTTGAACCACCTTCGGCAATGATGACAATTTCCACACTTTCTCACAAGATTTGGATGACAAATGTCCAGCCAGTGATATGTGTTCCTTTCCATCTATCTTAAAGGTTCCACTGTTtacagaaaagaaaaaaaatagcaTACAAAGACTAGCATTTCAGATCGTAAAAAAGAAAACTTCACATCTACTGTACCTCCATCTAGGTATGTCAATAGGCTTTGAGCAACAATAGCATTGTCGCTCAACGCAATGCTTTGAAATAGAATCCTGCGGTGTCAATTCAGTGGTAGCATCTTCAATATGCACCGGATGGTGGTCGCCGACATAATCTTCTTCATCTTCGTTGGCTTCTATGTACCTCCGCCTCTTCATCGGTCCATAAGTAAGATCATTTTGCTCTTCTTCATCTTCGTTGGCTTCTATGTACCTCCGCCTCTTCATCGGTCCATAAGTAAGATCATTTTGCACGTGTGCGCTAGCCTTTTCTTCTAACAAGAGTCGTTTTCTCCTAGATGTGACATCATTGGTTTTCCCATTGCCTCCAACTGATTGGATCCTATTAGGAAACTTCAAGTTTGTTTCTCTATACTCACATGGATCATCCCTTTGGTGTCTTGAATGATTCTTTTCAAACAAATGGGATGAATTATCTCTCAAATTACTCATGAGGCCTTGCGTGTGTTTGTTACCAACCAACAATGAACCTAAATTTGGAGCATCATTTGCCTTTGTGGTGTTCGCCTGCTTAAGACAACTCCAACACGTCGCACAACCTTCACAGGTATGGCCTTTCAATCCCTCTTCTTTGGTCACAACTTCATCTTGGATTCCTTTCACTTTGTCTGGCTCATCTTTGTTAGGATCCTTCCGATCTACCACTAGGATGTTTGATTTTCTTGAGGCTTCTCTACTTTTCAACAACTCTGAAGTTTTAGTGCATTCCTTCCCGATATTTATGTCCTCTCCCTTATATGAATCCGACTGACCCCTCCAACTTGAACCCGAGGCACCATCGTTTAGATTTGAGGTATCAACATTCTTTGCCttgtgaatcaaatttggcatcgcCTTGAAGTGAGTTCGAGTTGCTCTAGATGTCTTTTTACGGTGAGATTGCTCTAGGTGTCTTGGTATGGCATTCGAATCATCCTTTGACTTCCAAGAGACAGACGCCTTAGGTGTTTTCGAAGGAAGTGCATTCCTAACGATAGAGGGCTTAGAGCACTTGAAACCCGATGAAGTATTCAAGCTATTCTCTAGCCACATTGTAGGAGGCTGGCTTGCACACTTTGAGGCTAGCACATATCTTGAGTTGCTATTCTTTGCTACTAAAGCACTCGTTGGCCAAATGTTGCTATCGTTGGGAGAAGTTATGTTGGCTCCTTCTGCCCCAACATAGATGTTGTTATTACGCTTGGATAGATTCATGCACCTCATAATTGCTTGATGTTCTCGCCATTGTTTAACAAGTTCCATCATAAGCTTTGATTTAAACCTACCATTAGATTTCCTCAAAGACAACCCATTTGCCACCTTCATTCTAGTTGGAAAGCGTCGTCTTGGGCCAAAATAGGATGAATTAGGTTTCCTTGGACTATTCTCAATTTAACGACTTAGATTTGCTCCAACTACAAGCAAGGAAACAAAATTCACTATTGAAAACAAATGTATCCAAGCAACAACTACAAAACGAACAAATCATGGTCACAAGAAGTGGCAAGTTATTCCAAAAATTACATGAAAGGTAATCATATAAATGGAAAACATTGTAGTCCCCAAGAAACAAAAACATAGAGATTGTATAACATTGGCTTATGGATGTGTCATGGGTATCGtagggagcgagaggcaacagccaggctgggataaggctagagaataagattgagatgagctgggataaggctagataataagattgagatgagagaattgtggagagttggttagcatcagataagtccaagaaagtaggagttagttgagagtttgtaggagaagtttgttagccatagggctatttataagccgcatggcagcagggaataaatcaagcaagatcattatcaaaccaatctctctcccttgcaatgaccctctcaagcgcctagggctgctaccctagaaccaagcctgcggcagaggggtataacctcgccggagaagataGCTATCCCtatggaccgaaggtccatgacacctGGTATCAGAGGATGGttatcctcaccaccaccagccgcccatccctcaccaccaccagccgccgcgTCATCTGCCGCCGCAACGCCCTCCCACCCGCCCTCAACAACTCTAGATGCATTCACTCGGCTCGAAGAGAAGTGGGATCAATTCGTTGTGATGTTCCACCGCTACAAGGAGAAGACAGAAAAGGAACTCCAAGCAGCGGTGCGGCTTCAGGCGGCAGCGCGAGGGT harbors:
- the LOC103640797 gene encoding uncharacterized protein isoform X2 → MKVANGLSLRKSNGRFKSKLMMELVKQWREHQAIMRCMNLSKRNNNIYVGAEGANITSPNDSNIWPTSALVAKNSNSRYVLASKCASQPPTMWLENSLNTSSGFKCSKPSIVRNALPSKTPKASVSWKSKDDSNAIPRHLEQSHRKKTSRATRTHFKAMPNLIHKAKNVDTSNLNDGASGSSWRGQSDSYKGEDINIGKECTKTSELLKSREASRKSNILVVDRKDPNKDEPDKVKGIQDEVVTKEEGLKGHTCEGCATCWSCLKQANTTKANDAPNLGSLLVGNKHTQGLMSNLRDNSSHLFEKNHSRHQRDDPCEYRETNLKFPNRIQSVGGNGKTNDVTSRRKRLLLEEKASAHVQNDLTYGPMKRRRYIEANEDEEEQNDLTYGPMKRRRYIEANEDEEDYVGDHHPVHIEDATTELTPQDSISKHCVERQCYCCSKPIDIPRWSGTFKIDGKEHISLAGHLSSKSCEKVWKLSSLPKVVQVTKVPRMAVWPKIFKASEPSGDNIGLYFFPPEMRHDEELDQLVNEVMDKDLILRAIIGEAEMLIFPSVLLPERYQTFQTKHYLWAAFKAKEDKGDAIVEQEVEKGNCVSNQPDKVQSDNASFPSNHGLDRPSMEAPPQSSSSVFGIVVRQAPNLEPEVKRFIQEMERKGALVTVMRGEAIGGGP
- the LOC103640797 gene encoding uncharacterized protein isoform X3; this encodes MAVWPKIFKASEPSGDNIGLYFFPPEMRHDEELDQLVNEVMDKDLILRAIIGEAEMLIFPSVLLPERYQTFQTKHYLWAAFKAKEDKGDAIVEQEVEKGNCVSNQPDKVQSDNASFPSNHGLDRPSMEAPPQSSSSVFGIVVRQAPNLEPEVKRFIQEMERKGALVTVMRGEAIGGGP
- the LOC103640797 gene encoding uncharacterized protein isoform X1; this translates as MKVANGLSLRKSNGRFKSKLMMELVKQWREHQAIMRCMNLSKRNNNIYVGAEGANITSPNDSNIWPTSALVAKNSNSRYVLASKCASQPPTMWLENSLNTSSGFKCSKPSIVRNALPSKTPKASVSWKSKDDSNAIPRHLEQSHRKKTSRATRTHFKAMPNLIHKAKNVDTSNLNDGASGSSWRGQSDSYKGEDINIGKECTKTSELLKSREASRKSNILVVDRKDPNKDEPDKVKGIQDEVVTKEEGLKGHTCEGCATCWSCLKQANTTKANDAPNLGSLLVGNKHTQGLMSNLRDNSSHLFEKNHSRHQRDDPCEYRETNLKFPNRIQSVGGNGKTNDVTSRRKRLLLEEKASAHVQNDLTYGPMKRRRYIEANEDEEDYVGDHHPVHIEDATTELTPQDSISKHCVERQCYCCSKPIDIPRWSGTFKIDGKEHISLAGHLSSKSCEKVWKLSSLPKVVQVTKVPRMAVWPKIFKASEPSGDNIGLYFFPPEMRHDEELDQLVNEVMDKDLILRAIIGEAEMLIFPSVLLPERYQTFQTKHYLWAAFKAKEDKGDAIVEQEVEKGNCVSNQPDKVQSDNASFPSNHGLDRPSMEAPPQSSSSVFGIVVRQAPNLEPEVKRFIQEMERKGALVTVMRGEAIGGGP